The following are from one region of the Deinococcus aestuarii genome:
- a CDS encoding DUF305 domain-containing protein — MKRNSLLIGGTAALLTGIALAQGSMGGMDHSQMSGGSMSGMTMQMDMSGLEKLQGKAFDRAFLSMMIPHHQAAVDMSRAVLPLSKDATVKTWANTIIKDQNREIAQMNTLLKVYGGSDANMANMMKSGMSGMADAVKKARNPDVGFVQGMLPHHSSAIDMAQMALEKSSDARVLKLARDIVTAQAGEMYDFRLWLNKRGA; from the coding sequence ATGAAGCGGAATTCTCTTTTGATCGGCGGCACGGCCGCCCTGCTCACCGGAATCGCCCTCGCCCAGGGCAGTATGGGTGGGATGGACCACAGCCAGATGTCCGGCGGCAGCATGTCCGGGATGACCATGCAGATGGACATGAGCGGCCTCGAGAAGCTCCAGGGCAAGGCATTCGACCGCGCGTTCCTCAGCATGATGATCCCGCACCACCAGGCGGCCGTGGACATGTCCCGGGCCGTCCTGCCGCTGAGCAAGGACGCCACGGTGAAGACCTGGGCGAACACCATCATCAAGGACCAGAACCGTGAGATCGCGCAGATGAACACGCTGCTGAAGGTCTACGGAGGCAGCGACGCGAACATGGCCAACATGATGAAGAGCGGCATGAGCGGCATGGCCGACGCGGTGAAAAAGGCCAGGAACCCGGACGTGGGCTTCGTGCAGGGCATGCTGCCCCACCACTCCTCGGCCATCGACATGGCGCAGATGGCGCTGGAGAAGAGCAGCGACGCCCGCGTTCTCAAGCTCGCGCGGGACATCGTCACGGCGCAGGCCGGAGAGATGTACGACTTCCGCCTGTGGTTGAACAAGCGCGGCGCGTAA